The proteins below come from a single Halobacillus salinarum genomic window:
- a CDS encoding toxic anion resistance protein: MTNSNESAITTLEQKEEITESKADDYRAQLRKEPEVQQLSNEIDPKDQIALLEFGKEPAYEISQFSDRILSMMRTNSVTDSGVMLTQLGKIMDKFDKKDFEEEKKGLFSKIFKRGNDMIEKIFGKYQTLGGEIEKVHTEISKYKDEMTKSTQTLDEMYENNINYYMQLEKYVVAGQMKIEELKQIVPQYEEKAANGDQMAQMELDTLKNGIQALEERVYDLDMARMVALQTAPQIRLLQRGNTKLIGKINSAFIITIPIFKNGVIQAVTAKRQKLVADSMSELDRRTNEMLKKNAENIASQSSEIARLSGRPSVDIETIEESWNTIVKGMEETRAIEEENKKLREDGTRRIMELQENMKQIGQK, from the coding sequence ATGACCAATTCAAATGAAAGTGCAATTACAACGCTTGAACAAAAGGAAGAAATTACAGAATCGAAAGCAGATGATTACAGAGCGCAGTTAAGAAAGGAACCGGAAGTACAGCAGCTTTCCAACGAGATCGACCCTAAAGATCAAATCGCTTTACTGGAATTTGGAAAGGAGCCTGCTTATGAAATTTCCCAGTTCTCTGATCGAATTCTTTCGATGATGAGGACTAACAGTGTAACTGACTCAGGGGTTATGTTGACGCAGCTCGGAAAAATCATGGATAAATTCGATAAAAAAGATTTTGAAGAAGAAAAGAAAGGGCTCTTCTCAAAAATATTCAAACGCGGCAACGATATGATTGAAAAAATCTTTGGGAAATATCAGACCCTTGGCGGGGAGATCGAAAAGGTACACACAGAGATTTCTAAATACAAAGATGAAATGACGAAATCAACTCAAACCCTGGATGAGATGTATGAAAACAACATTAACTATTATATGCAGCTGGAGAAATACGTTGTCGCAGGGCAGATGAAGATCGAAGAACTCAAACAGATTGTCCCTCAATACGAAGAAAAAGCTGCTAATGGAGATCAAATGGCCCAAATGGAATTGGATACATTGAAAAATGGGATCCAAGCTCTTGAGGAACGTGTGTATGATTTGGATATGGCCCGTATGGTAGCTCTCCAGACGGCTCCACAAATTAGATTGCTGCAGCGAGGGAATACGAAATTGATTGGAAAGATTAACTCGGCGTTCATCATTACTATCCCTATTTTTAAGAATGGAGTGATCCAAGCTGTAACCGCTAAACGGCAGAAGCTTGTTGCAGATTCTATGAGTGAATTGGACCGTCGTACGAATGAAATGTTGAAAAAGAATGCTGAAAACATTGCCAGTCAAAGCTCAGAAATCGCACGCTTATCCGGTCGACCGAGTGTGGATATTGAAACCATTGAAGAATCTTGGAATACAATTGTTAAAGGTATGGAGGAAACACGAGCGATTGAAGAAGAGAATAAAAAGCTGCGTGAAGATGGAACCCGCAGGATAATGGAACTTCAGGAAAATATGAAGCAAATCGGCCAAAAGTAA
- a CDS encoding YceG family protein produces MGDYQSITIHRGPIKEDRWKDVLHHQLPERDVYEKGHTLEFTALSGRILGTSYDETEYFMMLHELYKRDSVHILNEELNKRIAPETFQAVQKILMINQEEKGLSTNRFVAFLDGEQLTPKHPNPVMNKHIRLSLMKVLDKFNSSHEKGFTDSQFRRVLVDLVKWSWNHLDVWLQEVNIEEEMPHVIWYGEASPSQLYFLYYLMLIGCDVLIFHPEAKDQFAELDGKEEISKTYKYPARTELQPFPTEEPKRQSTVAYRSSQEMDHVLHHEGSSLYKPWQFRNHIPKSVTLKTTYDELFLIAKEKAFIRPNFEVDKQMVQVPNLFAKVMGVSTNSKEYWDRIQTLTDLKETELVKKFPFTDEVNANYQFHYQDAVNEKGIIEPDQLMNTNVWRYQHLPSGTQRAMAAAISRICEKPKLLPKANESVQDVRHYLFAQATNLPPAIQHLVQTFDYSQTVPKLILYNTEMNGTLARSDAAVLLFLNEIGLDLLIYNPPGHNCIEQFIEKKEFDTHWLEEMSFGQEFKEPTFMRKFINSIIK; encoded by the coding sequence TTGGGTGATTATCAAAGCATAACCATACATCGCGGCCCCATCAAAGAGGATCGCTGGAAAGATGTACTTCATCATCAACTACCTGAAAGAGATGTTTATGAAAAAGGTCATACGCTGGAATTCACAGCCCTTTCAGGAAGGATTTTAGGCACTTCGTATGATGAAACCGAGTATTTTATGATGCTTCATGAATTATACAAAAGGGATTCCGTGCACATTTTGAATGAAGAGTTAAATAAGCGGATTGCTCCGGAAACCTTTCAAGCGGTGCAAAAAATACTCATGATTAATCAGGAAGAAAAAGGACTATCGACCAACAGGTTTGTAGCCTTTCTAGATGGAGAACAACTGACTCCAAAGCATCCCAATCCGGTGATGAACAAGCATATCCGCTTGTCGTTAATGAAAGTGCTTGATAAATTTAATAGTAGTCATGAGAAGGGGTTTACGGACTCTCAATTCCGCAGAGTTCTGGTGGATCTTGTGAAGTGGTCCTGGAACCACTTGGACGTTTGGCTGCAAGAAGTAAACATCGAAGAAGAGATGCCTCACGTTATATGGTATGGGGAAGCTTCGCCAAGCCAGCTTTATTTCTTATATTACTTGATGCTTATAGGCTGTGATGTGCTGATCTTTCATCCTGAAGCTAAAGACCAGTTTGCTGAACTGGATGGAAAAGAAGAGATTTCCAAGACGTATAAGTATCCGGCTAGAACGGAATTACAGCCCTTTCCTACAGAAGAACCGAAACGTCAGTCAACGGTAGCTTACCGTTCATCTCAGGAAATGGATCATGTCCTTCACCATGAAGGATCAAGTCTATATAAACCTTGGCAGTTCAGAAACCATATTCCAAAATCAGTTACACTAAAAACTACCTATGATGAATTGTTTCTTATTGCTAAAGAAAAAGCGTTTATCCGGCCAAATTTTGAAGTGGATAAACAAATGGTTCAAGTACCTAATTTATTTGCGAAAGTTATGGGCGTATCCACTAACTCAAAGGAATACTGGGACAGAATTCAAACGTTAACAGATTTGAAGGAAACGGAGCTGGTTAAGAAGTTTCCTTTCACAGATGAAGTCAATGCCAATTACCAGTTTCATTATCAGGACGCTGTCAACGAAAAAGGAATTATTGAGCCTGACCAGTTAATGAATACCAATGTGTGGCGGTACCAGCATCTTCCAAGCGGTACTCAAAGGGCAATGGCGGCAGCGATTTCAAGAATTTGCGAAAAGCCAAAACTGCTGCCAAAAGCGAATGAATCAGTTCAAGATGTGCGGCATTATTTATTTGCTCAGGCAACCAATCTTCCACCTGCTATCCAGCATCTCGTGCAGACTTTTGATTATTCTCAAACTGTACCTAAGCTGATTCTTTATAATACAGAGATGAACGGCACGCTTGCCCGTTCAGATGCAGCCGTCTTACTGTTTTTGAATGAAATTGGTTTAGATCTGTTAATCTATAACCCTCCGGGCCACAATTGCATTGAACAATTTATTGAGAAAAAAGAATTTGACACGCATTGGCTTGAGGAAATGTCATTTGGACAGGAATTTAAAGAACCTACATTTATGAGAAAATTCATTAATTCTATCATTAAGTAA
- a CDS encoding HAD family hydrolase gives MLRNHQTIGEKTMKAFASDLDRTLIFSKKMLEQFPSQEPVELVERYEGKELSYISTKTKEHLLQLKNEVCFLPVTTRTTAQYRRIDLFQHEIKPEFAITANGAVILKNNHEVAEWSEKMRKDLTSLPSLQEVMQEAEALPIYDSVKKVRVVENYFFYYIVDPTIINHVDPQTLQAWGRARRWQVSWQGRKIYFIPEVINKWRAVQYLKEQLGWTAIVSAGDSYLDQPLVQNADRGIVPKHGELLNSQMQLSSTRCPGIKASIEITKQAIEGLLKKEVDLT, from the coding sequence GTGCTGCGGAATCATCAAACCATTGGAGAAAAAACGATGAAAGCCTTTGCCAGTGATTTGGATCGTACATTAATTTTTTCCAAAAAAATGCTGGAGCAATTCCCTTCGCAGGAACCTGTCGAACTGGTTGAAAGGTACGAGGGAAAAGAGCTTTCGTATATATCTACAAAAACGAAAGAGCATCTGCTGCAGTTGAAAAATGAGGTTTGTTTTCTCCCGGTCACGACTAGAACAACGGCTCAATACAGACGTATTGATCTGTTTCAGCATGAGATCAAGCCTGAGTTTGCGATTACTGCAAATGGAGCCGTCATTTTGAAAAACAATCATGAAGTGGCGGAATGGTCTGAAAAGATGAGGAAGGATCTCACTTCCCTTCCTTCCCTGCAAGAAGTGATGCAGGAGGCGGAAGCCTTGCCGATCTATGACTCTGTGAAAAAAGTGAGAGTAGTGGAAAATTACTTTTTTTATTATATCGTAGATCCGACTATAATAAATCACGTAGATCCTCAAACTTTGCAGGCATGGGGAAGAGCACGCCGTTGGCAGGTCTCTTGGCAGGGCAGAAAAATTTATTTTATACCAGAAGTGATCAATAAATGGCGTGCAGTTCAATACTTAAAAGAGCAATTAGGATGGACAGCGATTGTCTCAGCAGGGGATTCCTATTTAGATCAACCACTTGTCCAAAACGCAGACAGGGGAATCGTACCTAAGCACGGGGAGTTGCTGAACAGCCAAATGCAGCTTTCTAGTACTCGCTGTCCCGGGATAAAGGCATCTATTGAAATTACTAAGCAAGCCATAGAAGGATTACTCAAGAAAGAAGTCGACCTCACCTAG